A window from Actinomycetospora corticicola encodes these proteins:
- a CDS encoding aldo/keto reductase has product MEQRRLGASGLRVSRLALGTMTWGRDTDADEAGAALLAFLDAGGTLVDTADVYADGEAEAILGGLFADVIPRSEVVVATKAGARREDGPFGGGASRASLLASLDASLARMGTDYVDLWQLHAWDPEVPLDETLSAVDLAVSSGRVRYAGIANYAGWQVAAAARSAGLPLVSVQSEYSLLDRSVEDEVLPAAEYHGLGLLPWAPLGRGVLTGKYRDGTPADSRGASAHLGPYVGARRTDRAARIVQAVVTAAHGLGTSPLAVALAWVRDRPGVVAPVVGARDGAQLLGSLEAEELTLPPAIRGALDDVSSSPLVPLGVVGSGDDAPAPWT; this is encoded by the coding sequence GTGGAACAGCGACGACTCGGTGCCAGCGGGCTACGGGTCTCGCGACTCGCGCTCGGCACCATGACGTGGGGCCGCGACACCGACGCCGACGAGGCGGGGGCCGCGCTCCTGGCGTTCCTCGACGCGGGCGGCACCCTCGTCGACACCGCCGACGTCTACGCCGACGGCGAGGCCGAGGCGATCCTCGGCGGGCTGTTCGCCGACGTGATCCCCCGCAGCGAGGTGGTGGTGGCCACGAAGGCCGGCGCCCGCCGCGAGGACGGCCCGTTCGGCGGCGGGGCCTCCCGCGCCTCGCTGCTGGCCTCCCTGGACGCCTCGCTGGCCCGGATGGGCACCGACTACGTCGACCTCTGGCAGCTCCACGCCTGGGACCCCGAGGTACCGCTGGACGAGACGCTCTCGGCGGTGGACCTCGCGGTGTCGTCGGGCCGGGTGCGCTACGCCGGGATCGCCAACTACGCCGGCTGGCAGGTCGCCGCGGCGGCCCGTTCGGCAGGGCTGCCGCTGGTCAGCGTGCAGTCGGAGTACTCGCTGCTCGATCGCTCCGTGGAGGACGAGGTGCTCCCGGCGGCCGAGTACCACGGGCTCGGCCTGCTGCCGTGGGCCCCGCTGGGCCGCGGGGTGCTCACCGGCAAGTACCGCGACGGCACGCCCGCCGACTCCCGCGGCGCGTCCGCCCACCTGGGCCCCTACGTCGGCGCGCGGCGCACCGACCGGGCGGCCCGGATCGTGCAGGCCGTGGTCACGGCCGCGCACGGACTGGGCACCTCGCCGCTCGCGGTCGCCCTCGCCTGGGTGCGCGACCGGCCCGGCGTCGTGGCCCCCGTCGTGGGCGCGCGCGACGGCGCGCAGCTCCTCGGGTCGCTCGAGGCGGAGGAGCTGACGCTGCCCCCGGCGATCCGCGGTGCCCTCGACGACGTGTCCTCATCGCCTCTGGTGCCCCTCGGCGTCGTGGGGTCGGGCGACGACGCCCCCGCACCCTGGACCTGA
- a CDS encoding undecaprenyl-diphosphate phosphatase has translation MSWLESAVLGLVQGLTEFLPVSSSAHLRFTSAFFFGHDAGSAFTAVSQLGTEFAVLLYFWPDIKRLVTAWFRGLRNRHERGYDYRLAWYVGLGSLPIGVAGLLFQDLIDGPARNLALNASVLIGFGLVLAAAEKYGRQRRGADQLTLRDGVLMGLGQMLALIPGVSRSGATTSAGLFLGLERAVAVRFSFLLALPAVFASGIYKLKDIGEPALPGQVTSSWGQIALATVIAFGVGYASIAWLLRYVENHTIYVFVWYRVLLGLVVLLAVLGGVVPAT, from the coding sequence ATGAGCTGGTTGGAATCCGCCGTCCTCGGCCTCGTCCAGGGCCTGACGGAGTTCCTGCCCGTCTCGTCCTCGGCCCACCTGCGGTTCACCTCCGCGTTCTTCTTCGGGCACGACGCCGGGTCCGCGTTCACCGCCGTCTCCCAGCTCGGCACCGAGTTCGCGGTGCTCCTCTACTTCTGGCCGGACATCAAGCGCCTCGTCACGGCGTGGTTCCGCGGCCTGCGCAACCGCCACGAGCGGGGCTACGACTACCGGCTCGCCTGGTACGTCGGGCTCGGCTCGCTGCCGATCGGCGTCGCCGGTCTGCTCTTCCAGGACCTCATCGACGGCCCGGCGCGCAACCTCGCGCTCAACGCCTCGGTGCTGATCGGCTTCGGCCTCGTCCTCGCGGCGGCCGAGAAGTACGGCCGGCAGCGCCGCGGCGCCGACCAGCTCACCCTGCGCGACGGGGTGCTCATGGGCCTGGGGCAGATGCTCGCCCTGATCCCCGGGGTGTCCCGGTCGGGCGCGACGACGAGCGCCGGTCTGTTCCTCGGGCTCGAGCGGGCCGTCGCCGTGCGGTTCTCGTTCCTGCTGGCCCTGCCCGCGGTGTTCGCGTCCGGCATCTACAAGCTCAAGGACATCGGCGAGCCCGCCCTCCCGGGCCAGGTGACGTCGAGCTGGGGCCAGATCGCGCTCGCCACGGTGATCGCCTTCGGCGTGGGCTACGCGTCGATCGCGTGGCTGCTGCGCTACGTCGAGAACCACACCATCTACGTGTTCGTCTGGTACCGGGTGCTGCTGGGCCTGGTCGTGCTGCTGGCCGTCCTCGGCGGCGTCGTCCCGGCCACCTGA
- a CDS encoding MSMEG_4193 family putative phosphomutase, whose product MTTVILLRHGRSTANVSGVLAGRSPGVGLDDTGRAQAEKLVERLAQLPIAAAVRSPLQRCDETLGPLLAARDLTAVVEDDLAEVDYGDWTGKTLGELGKEDLWKVVQAHPSAAVFPGGEGLAAVQHRSVAAIRRHAARIAEEHGPKAIWVACSHGDVIKSVIADALGLHLDSFQRITVDPSSISVISYTPTRPFVVRVNDTGGDLASLVPKPDPEPGSEAAEGAADRSADDSADAVVGGSTGVN is encoded by the coding sequence GTGACCACGGTGATCCTGCTCCGCCACGGACGCTCGACCGCGAACGTCTCGGGGGTCCTGGCCGGACGTTCACCCGGCGTCGGGCTCGACGACACGGGACGCGCCCAGGCCGAGAAGCTCGTCGAGCGGCTCGCGCAGCTGCCGATCGCCGCCGCCGTCCGCTCGCCGCTGCAGCGCTGCGACGAGACCCTCGGGCCGCTGCTGGCCGCCCGCGACCTCACCGCGGTCGTCGAGGACGACCTCGCGGAGGTCGACTACGGCGACTGGACCGGCAAGACGCTCGGCGAGCTCGGCAAGGAGGACCTCTGGAAGGTCGTCCAGGCGCACCCGTCGGCGGCGGTCTTCCCGGGCGGCGAGGGGCTCGCGGCGGTGCAGCACCGGTCGGTCGCCGCGATCCGGCGCCACGCGGCCCGGATCGCCGAGGAGCACGGCCCGAAGGCCATCTGGGTCGCCTGCAGCCACGGGGACGTGATCAAGTCGGTGATCGCCGACGCCCTCGGGCTGCACCTGGACTCGTTCCAGCGCATCACGGTCGACCCGTCGTCGATCAGTGTGATCAGCTACACACCGACGCGGCCCTTCGTGGTGCGCGTCAACGACACCGGCGGCGACCTCGCCTCGCTCGTGCCGAAGCCCGACCCGGAGCCCGGGAGCGAGGCCGCCGAGGGGGCGGCCGACCGGTCCGCCGACGACTCCGCCGACGCGGTGGTCGGCGGCTCGACCGGCGTAAACTGA
- a CDS encoding DUF3090 domain-containing protein, which yields MPRVIHVFRQPDRFVAGTVGEPGDRSFYLQATESVRRVSVLLEKQQVSVLSERIGTLLEEVSRRFGAEVPPTTPENEVDTSPLEVPVEEEFRVGTMGLGWDAESRSVVVELLAVTEEEVDESVVLDDTDEGPDALRVFLSPERARAFATRAERVVGAGRRLCPLCTQPLDAAGHVCPRQNGFRRVAAES from the coding sequence ATGCCCAGGGTGATCCACGTCTTCCGCCAGCCCGACCGGTTCGTCGCCGGCACGGTCGGCGAGCCGGGCGACCGCTCGTTCTACCTGCAGGCGACCGAGTCGGTCCGCCGCGTGTCGGTGCTGCTGGAGAAGCAGCAGGTGTCCGTGCTCTCGGAGCGCATCGGCACCCTGCTCGAGGAGGTCTCCCGGCGTTTCGGGGCCGAGGTGCCGCCGACCACGCCGGAGAACGAGGTCGACACCTCGCCGCTCGAGGTCCCCGTCGAGGAGGAGTTCCGCGTCGGCACGATGGGCCTCGGCTGGGACGCCGAGTCCCGCAGCGTCGTGGTCGAGCTGCTCGCGGTCACCGAGGAGGAGGTCGACGAGTCGGTGGTGCTCGACGACACCGACGAGGGGCCCGACGCCCTGCGGGTGTTCCTCAGCCCGGAGCGGGCCCGCGCCTTCGCCACCCGTGCCGAGCGCGTGGTGGGAGCCGGCCGCCGCCTGTGCCCGCTGTGCACCCAGCCGCTGGACGCCGCCGGCCACGTGTGCCCGCGCCAGAACGGCTTCCGACGCGTCGCGGCCGAGTCGTGA
- a CDS encoding SCO1664 family protein has protein sequence MTDTQSTPDPVDVDRFEDLLRRGTLDVEGRLTDASNTTLFCAVTLDGVEEHCVYKPVRGERPLWDFPDGTLAGREVATYLVSKAAGFHVVPPTVLRDGPFGPGMVQRWIETDDERELVDVIEPKLVQPGWRTVLRARGADGEPALLVHADDPGLRRMAALDVVVNNADRKGGHVLAGTDGRTYGVDHGICLHQETKLRTVLWGWVGEPLDDEVKDGLKRLRAALSPGNAADLAEELNDHITQREIKALRSRTDRLLHDDELPSPSGGWPPIPWPAF, from the coding sequence TTGACCGACACCCAGAGCACGCCGGACCCGGTCGACGTCGACCGCTTCGAGGACCTGCTGCGGCGGGGGACCCTCGACGTCGAGGGTCGGTTGACCGACGCCTCGAACACGACGCTGTTCTGCGCGGTCACCCTGGACGGCGTCGAGGAGCACTGCGTCTACAAGCCGGTGCGCGGCGAGCGCCCGCTGTGGGACTTCCCCGACGGCACGCTCGCCGGCCGCGAGGTCGCCACCTACCTGGTCAGCAAGGCGGCCGGCTTCCACGTCGTGCCGCCGACGGTCCTGCGCGACGGCCCGTTCGGTCCGGGCATGGTCCAGCGGTGGATCGAGACCGACGACGAGCGCGAGCTGGTCGACGTCATCGAGCCGAAGCTGGTGCAGCCCGGCTGGCGGACCGTGCTGCGGGCCCGCGGCGCCGACGGGGAGCCGGCGCTGCTCGTGCACGCCGACGACCCGGGGCTGCGGCGGATGGCCGCGCTCGACGTCGTCGTCAACAACGCCGACCGCAAGGGCGGGCACGTCCTCGCCGGCACCGACGGCCGCACCTACGGGGTCGACCACGGCATCTGCCTGCACCAGGAGACCAAGCTGCGCACCGTGCTGTGGGGCTGGGTCGGCGAGCCGCTGGACGACGAGGTCAAGGACGGCCTGAAGCGGCTGCGCGCGGCGCTCTCGCCCGGCAACGCCGCCGACCTCGCCGAGGAGCTGAACGACCACATCACGCAGCGCGAGATCAAGGCGCTGCGCTCGCGGACCGACCGGCTGCTGCACGACGACGAGCTGCCCTCGCCCTCCGGCGGGTGGCCGCCGATCCCGTGGCCGGCGTTCTGA
- a CDS encoding MBL fold metallo-hydrolase, which produces MTAPDFRHRLSSEPLGPWGALRLWWTYPDDADARRDAARIPVTPGAELPDPASGRLGVTWLGHASALLWVDGVTVLVDPVLSPGIPGAAKRLTPPGRTVAELPRIDAVLISHDHYDHLDVRTLGALPRSTRILAGLNSAAFFRARGFTDVVELDWWESVGVAGLSGEVRIEFVPARHWSRRTVTDYCHRLWGGWVVTAPDGRAVHHAGDSAAGPHVARIAARHRRIEIAALPVGAYAPRELLRTVHMDPAEAVKVAETLGVRRVVPVHWGTFVLSGEPVLEPIEATRRAWARAGRDRDDLWDLPIGGSRTL; this is translated from the coding sequence GTGACCGCCCCGGACTTCCGCCACCGGCTGAGCTCGGAGCCGCTCGGCCCGTGGGGGGCGCTGCGGCTGTGGTGGACCTACCCGGACGACGCCGACGCGCGGCGGGACGCGGCCCGCATCCCGGTGACGCCAGGGGCGGAGCTGCCCGACCCGGCGTCGGGACGGCTCGGCGTGACCTGGCTGGGGCACGCGTCCGCGCTGCTCTGGGTCGACGGGGTGACGGTGCTCGTCGACCCGGTCCTCTCGCCGGGCATCCCGGGGGCGGCGAAGCGCCTGACCCCGCCCGGTCGGACGGTCGCGGAGCTGCCGCGGATCGACGCGGTGCTGATCAGCCACGACCACTACGACCACCTCGACGTCCGCACCCTCGGCGCCCTCCCGCGGTCGACGCGCATCCTCGCGGGGCTGAACTCCGCCGCCTTCTTCCGGGCCCGCGGGTTCACCGACGTCGTCGAGCTGGACTGGTGGGAGTCGGTCGGCGTCGCGGGGCTCTCCGGCGAGGTGCGGATCGAGTTCGTCCCGGCCCGGCACTGGTCGCGGCGCACGGTGACCGACTACTGCCACCGGCTCTGGGGCGGCTGGGTGGTCACCGCGCCCGACGGCCGCGCGGTCCACCACGCCGGCGACAGCGCGGCCGGGCCGCACGTCGCCCGGATCGCCGCCCGGCACCGCCGGATCGAGATCGCGGCGCTGCCGGTCGGTGCCTACGCGCCGCGGGAGCTGCTGCGCACGGTGCACATGGATCCCGCCGAGGCGGTGAAGGTGGCCGAGACGTTGGGCGTGCGCCGGGTGGTCCCGGTCCACTGGGGCACCTTCGTGCTCTCCGGCGAGCCGGTGCTCGAGCCGATCGAGGCGACCCGCCGGGCCTGGGCCCGCGCCGGCCGTGACCGGGACGACCTCTGGGACCTCCCGATCGGCGGGTCCCGCACGCTGTGA
- a CDS encoding MFS transporter, producing MRLLVWGTAVLAYVCSVTGRSALAATGPVAAARFDVSAGVLSLLAVLSLAVYAVLQIPAGMLVDRFGPRRLIAGGAVLVAVGQVLLAVAPSFPVAVVGRVLAGAGDAVMFVSVLRLVPTWFAPRRVPVVNQLSGILGQFGQAVSAIPLAGLVVSSGWTAAYLVAAGATGLVAVAAALVVRPGPLGVVAATEHGRMREVVASPGARLGFWCHFASPFSANVFGLLWGFPFLTAGEGVPVGPARLLTSGVVLVTILFGPLFGLLSGRFPHRRVTLITASVLGQAVAWCVVLAWPGTVPLWLLVVLVVIVASGGSASLVAFDVARSAVPPGSIGRASGMTNVGGFVSSLLVVALVGVLLDLQGAGSPDAWDADVFRVAMAVHVPVLLIGLAGMWFSRRALTVPDDGSRLPVAASR from the coding sequence GTGAGACTGCTCGTCTGGGGCACGGCGGTCCTCGCGTACGTCTGCTCGGTGACCGGCCGCTCCGCGCTCGCCGCGACCGGACCCGTCGCGGCGGCCCGGTTCGACGTCTCCGCGGGCGTGCTGTCCCTGCTCGCCGTGCTCTCGCTCGCCGTCTACGCCGTGCTGCAGATCCCCGCCGGGATGCTCGTCGACCGCTTCGGCCCGCGCCGCCTCATCGCGGGCGGCGCCGTGCTCGTGGCCGTCGGGCAGGTGCTGCTGGCGGTGGCGCCGTCGTTCCCGGTCGCGGTGGTCGGGCGGGTGCTCGCGGGCGCCGGCGACGCCGTCATGTTCGTCAGCGTCCTGCGGCTCGTCCCGACGTGGTTCGCACCACGACGCGTCCCGGTCGTCAACCAGCTCTCCGGCATCCTCGGCCAGTTCGGGCAGGCGGTGTCGGCCATCCCGCTCGCCGGTCTGGTGGTCTCCTCGGGCTGGACCGCCGCGTACCTCGTCGCGGCCGGCGCCACGGGGCTGGTCGCGGTCGCCGCGGCGCTGGTCGTCCGGCCCGGCCCGCTCGGGGTGGTGGCGGCGACCGAGCACGGCCGCATGCGCGAGGTCGTCGCGAGCCCGGGCGCCCGGCTCGGCTTCTGGTGCCACTTCGCCTCGCCGTTCTCGGCGAACGTATTCGGCCTGCTCTGGGGCTTCCCCTTCCTGACGGCGGGGGAGGGCGTCCCGGTCGGTCCGGCACGGCTGCTGACCAGCGGCGTCGTGCTGGTGACCATCCTCTTCGGCCCGCTGTTCGGGCTGCTCTCCGGCCGGTTCCCGCACCGCCGCGTCACGCTGATCACCGCGTCGGTGCTGGGGCAGGCGGTGGCCTGGTGCGTGGTGCTCGCCTGGCCGGGGACGGTGCCGCTGTGGCTGCTCGTGGTGCTGGTGGTGATCGTCGCGAGCGGGGGATCGGCCTCGCTCGTGGCCTTCGACGTCGCCCGGTCCGCGGTGCCCCCGGGGTCCATCGGCCGCGCGTCGGGGATGACGAACGTGGGCGGGTTCGTGTCCTCACTGCTCGTCGTGGCGCTGGTCGGCGTCCTGCTCGACCTGCAGGGTGCGGGCTCCCCGGACGCGTGGGACGCCGACGTCTTCCGCGTCGCCATGGCCGTGCACGTCCCGGTCCTGCTGATCGGGCTGGCCGGCATGTGGTTCTCCCGCCGTGCGCTCACCGTTCCCGACGACGGGTCGCGGCTGCCGGTGGCTGCCTCGCGCTGA
- a CDS encoding excalibur calcium-binding domain-containing protein, whose protein sequence is MKRLASAVAVSAVLVLAPVGLAGSASAQTFSSCKEAAAIGVFNIPLGAPGYRPALDRDKDGVACERDGSDGAVDSGDTGQDESVSTSDYTRPDQVTVVPEGGAETGDGSTENGAAWWLGGGLLAAAAGMVGARRVRARA, encoded by the coding sequence ATGAAGCGCCTCGCATCCGCCGTCGCCGTGTCGGCGGTCCTCGTGCTGGCCCCGGTCGGGCTCGCGGGCTCGGCCTCCGCCCAGACGTTCTCGAGCTGCAAGGAGGCGGCCGCCATCGGCGTCTTCAACATTCCTCTCGGTGCGCCCGGGTACCGGCCGGCCCTCGACCGGGACAAGGACGGCGTCGCCTGCGAGCGGGACGGCTCCGACGGTGCGGTCGATTCGGGCGACACCGGGCAGGACGAGTCGGTCTCCACGTCCGACTACACCCGGCCGGACCAGGTGACGGTCGTGCCGGAGGGCGGGGCGGAGACCGGCGACGGCAGCACCGAGAACGGCGCGGCCTGGTGGCTCGGTGGCGGGCTCCTCGCCGCGGCGGCCGGGATGGTCGGCGCGCGCCGGGTCCGCGCACGGGCCTGA
- a CDS encoding class F sortase produces the protein MTIVSTRLVDDLARTPPPRATLVLAVVAALLLALAALVSVPPAPPRCAPVGAPVHLDRTPLPTSDPVSVTVGSIDACSTLQPVGVDAQKRIEVPSVHTPEQAGWYRLGPTPGELGPAVVVGHVNGDGRAGVFADLDDVEEGDRIAVARRDGRTAFFTVTTVVQSDKDAFPTTAVYGDTRDAQLRLITCGGALDRSAHRYDDNVIVFAAYDGWSPTS, from the coding sequence ATGACGATCGTCAGTACACGGCTGGTCGACGACCTCGCGCGCACTCCTCCGCCCCGAGCCACGCTCGTCCTCGCCGTGGTGGCGGCCCTGCTCCTCGCCCTCGCGGCGCTGGTGTCCGTGCCGCCGGCACCGCCGCGGTGCGCGCCGGTCGGGGCACCGGTCCACCTCGACCGCACTCCCCTGCCGACGTCCGACCCCGTCTCCGTGACGGTCGGATCGATCGACGCGTGCTCGACGCTCCAGCCCGTGGGCGTCGACGCGCAGAAGCGGATCGAGGTGCCCTCGGTCCACACCCCCGAGCAGGCCGGCTGGTACCGGCTCGGTCCCACGCCGGGCGAGCTCGGGCCGGCCGTGGTCGTCGGGCACGTCAACGGCGACGGACGCGCGGGCGTGTTCGCCGACCTCGACGACGTCGAGGAGGGCGACCGGATCGCCGTCGCCCGGCGGGACGGGCGGACGGCGTTCTTCACCGTCACCACCGTCGTCCAGTCCGACAAGGACGCCTTCCCGACGACGGCGGTCTACGGCGACACCCGCGACGCCCAGCTCCGGCTCATCACCTGCGGCGGGGCCCTCGACCGCAGCGCCCACCGCTACGACGACAACGTGATCGTCTTCGCCGCCTACGACGGCTGGTCACCCACCTCATGA